From one Melioribacteraceae bacterium genomic stretch:
- a CDS encoding M15 family metallopeptidase codes for MKSSLFYLLIIFLLSNQKFYMQEYSSIIVDSDMTFDEAVAGLEFPLEVRKNLTLINVMYISFDEKIHKGQIVIHKQLSAELKEIFDELLAKRFPIEKVIPIVKYGWDDEKSMADNNSSAFNYRFIAGTEKLSNHAYGFAVDLNPFQNPYIVGKKVSPSGSKYNPKQTGTITAESVIVKIFKKRGWEWGGDWTTKKDYQHFEKSIK; via the coding sequence ATGAAATCATCGCTTTTCTATTTGCTAATAATATTTCTATTAAGTAATCAAAAATTCTATATGCAAGAATACAGCAGCATTATAGTAGATTCGGATATGACGTTTGACGAAGCAGTCGCCGGACTCGAATTTCCTTTGGAAGTTAGGAAGAATCTCACTCTCATAAATGTGATGTACATTTCTTTTGATGAGAAAATTCATAAAGGACAAATTGTAATTCATAAACAACTCTCTGCCGAGCTAAAAGAAATTTTTGATGAACTCCTTGCAAAAAGATTTCCTATTGAAAAAGTGATTCCAATTGTGAAGTATGGCTGGGATGATGAAAAATCAATGGCAGATAATAATTCTTCGGCATTTAATTATAGGTTTATTGCTGGAACAGAAAAATTATCTAATCATGCATACGGTTTTGCAGTCGACCTAAATCCTTTCCAAAATCCTTACATAGTGGGTAAAAAAGTTTCTCCTTCAGGGAGTAAATACAATCCCAAACAAACTGGTACAATAACAGCAGAGTCAGTTATTGTTAAAATTTTCAAAAAACGAGGTTGGGAATGGGGTGGGGATTGGACAACGAAGAAAGATTATCAGCATTTTGAAAAATCAATTAAGTAG